Sequence from the Candidatus Dormiibacterota bacterium genome:
ACCAGCAGGCCGGCGCCGCCCAGGGTCTCGGGCACCGCCCCGGCGGCGTGGGCGACCACCGGCACCGAGAAGGCCATCGCCTCCAGCAGCGGGATGCAGAAGCCCTCGTGGTCGCTGGCGCAGGCGAAGACGCCGGCGGAGGCGTAGTGGGCGCCGAGCTCGGCGTCGGTCAGCCGCCGCCCGGGGATCTCGACCGCGTCCGCGACCCCGAGCCGCTCGGCGTGGCGGCGCAGCCCGGCGAGGTAGCCCCCGGTGTCGTCGGCGCTGCCCGCCAGCACCAGCCGGGCGTCGGGCACGGCGGTGGCGCGGAGCGCCGCGAGCACCCGGATCAGCTCCTCCTGGCGCTTGTTGGGGGCGATCCTGCCGACGAAGAGCACCACCGGCGGCTGCGCCGGCTGCGACCGCCGCGGGGACAGGCGGCGCAGGTCGACCGGGGGAGGCACCACCGCGTGCCGCCGCGCCCCCGCCGCCAGCGGCGCCTCCAGGTTGTAGGTGGAGTCGCCGATCACCAGGTCGGCGAGCGGCACCAGGCGCCGCAGCTCGCGCTCGCCCCGCTCCAGCCAGTAGACGACCCGGGGGCTGGTGCCCCGGTAGAAGTCCGGCGGTGTGATGTTGTGGTAGACGATCACCCGCCGCGCCGGGGTGCTCTCCACCATCCGGGCGAGCGGGGAGCCGATGGAGAGGTGGTAGAGGAGGGCGTCACCCCGTCCCAGCCGCCCCGGCAGCTCGTCCGCGGGACGGGCCTCGCGTCCGAGGCGTCGGTCGATGAGGTCGGCGTAGATCTCCGAGCGGAAGCCGAGGCGGCGGAGCATCGCGCGCATCCGCAGCACCGCCCCTCCGATGGCGTCGCCGTAGGAGAGCACGGGGAGCAGCTGGTGGACGGCGGCGGCGCTCAGCCGGCCAGCTCCCGCACCGCCGCCTCGAGCCGGCCGAGCACCGCCGGCCAGGAGTAGCGGCGGGTCACGTAGCCGCGGCCGGCGCCGGCCAGGGCGGCGCGCAGCCCGGGGTCGCCGCGGAGGCGGTCGACCACCGCCGCGAACTCCTCGGCCGAGCTCACCCAGACTCCGCCGCCGCTCTCCGCGCAGTGCTCGCGGGTGACCGCGCAGCCGGCGTCGACGATCGCCGGGGTTCCCGACAGCCAGCCCTCCATCAGCACCCGGGAGAAGCTCTCCATCCGCGAGAGCTGGACGCTCGCGAGCGAGGCGGCGAGGGCGTCCAGCATCTCCCCGTGGGCGACGAAGCCGAGGTCGTGCACCAGCGACCCGGCCGCCGCCGGGGGCTGCAGCGGGCCGCCCCCCATCGAGAGCAGGGTGACCGGCCCGCGCCGCGACAGCGCCCGGCCGTAGAGGGTCACGTACTCGAGGACGAGGTGGTAGTTCTTGCCGCGCTCGCGCCGGCCCGCGTAGGCGAGGGCGTCGCCCTCGATGCGGTGGCGGCGGCGGAAGCCTGCGCCGTCGACCCCGGGGCAGGCCTCGAAGCCCTCGCCGACCACGCGGTTCGGGGGCAGCCCGCCGAGCAGCCGGGCGGCGAGGTCGCGCTCCGCCTCGGTGTTGAAGATCAGCCCGGCGGCGCCGCGCAGGGTCGCCTGCACCGGGGCGAAGCGGGCGTAGGCCTCGTCGTGGAGGCAGGGGATGATCAGGCTGCGGTCGGGCCGCACCGCCGCCCCCAGCACCGTGCTGGCGAACAGGTAGGGGGCGAAGAGCAGCGCGTCGACCCGCGGAGCGGTGGCCGCGATCGCCTCCAGCATCGGCTCGCTGAACCCGGTGTTCTCGACCCAGGCGCGCTCGCCGCCCTCGCCGAGGCTGAGCCCGGCGTCGAGCACCGGCTGCTGGCGGGCGGCGAGGGCATGGTCGCGCGGACGGCTCACCCGATGGCGCCGCACCCGCACCCCGGCGACGCTGCTGTCGCCGGCGGGCAGCGCGTCCGCCCAGGTGTGGTGGTCGACGGCGCAGCTGGTGATCACCTCGACCTGGTGGCCGGCGGCGGCGAGCCGCTCGGCGTAGTCGCGGACCTGGGTCTCAGCCCCGCCGAGGATCTCCGGTCCGTAGCGGGGGGTGACGAAGGCGAGCCTCACCCATGGGCCTCGTCGCCGTCCTGGCCGGTCCCGCCGGCCTGCCGCTCGAGCCGCTCGAGCCTCGCCTCCAGGGCGCGGAGCTCCCGGAGGAGGGCGAGGTTGAAGCGGTTCTGGTCGTGGACGGCGGGGTGGATGTACCAGCTCAGCAGCCGGCGCAGGGCACGCTTGCCGAAGACCACGGCGGGCCCCACCACCGGCCGGCTGGAGCGCAGCGGGCGGCTGCTCTCGACGATGGCGAGCGCCTCGGGGGGCTCGCTCTCCTCCTCGACCGTGAAGCCGGCCCGGAGCCGGGCGAGCAGCTCCTCGGGGTACTCGCCGGCGGCCCGGCGCCGGGCGACCTCGGCCTCCACCTCGGCCACCAGGGCGGCCACGTCGACCCGGTCCTCCTGCAGCACAGCGCGGGCAGCCTACCAGAGCGGCAGCGCCGGAGAGAGGCCGCGACCCACCCTCCGGCAGTCCGGAAACCGGCGCGCGGTGCCGCCGTCTGTAACCGAAACCCGTGGCCGCAACCGCCGTCTCCGCGCGGTGACGGCGCAATGCGGTTTCGGTTGCGTCCCGACGAGTGCACGTCCGCCTCTGCTAGGGTCCGCCCCGTCATGCGCGTCCGACGCGTCCTTCTCCACGTTCTTGCCGTCTCTGTCGCAGTGCTGACTCCGGTGCTGCTGGCCCATCAATGGGCGGGCGCGCAGCCGGTTCCCTATGGCACGGTGCTGGTCGCCGGCGCCGACTGGGCGGGTGCGTCTGCGGCGCTCGGTGACCTCAACGTGTACAGCAACGGCGGTGGCAATCAGGACACCGCGCAGACCTACGGCCTCGAGTACGAATGCGTCGAGCTGGCCCAGCGCTGGGCGTCGGTGCGCTTCGGCGCGCAGCCGATCTGGCCGGTCGCCTACGCGTACCAGATGTGGGACGTGGGGCCACGGCTCAGGGTCCCGTGGCAGCAGCTCCCCAACGGAGGCGCGGTCGCCCCGCAGTACGGCGACCTGCTGGTCTTCGGCAGCACCTCCAACTCGCCCGCCGGGCACGTCGCCGTCGTCGCCGCCGCGGCGAGCGACCACGTCGACATCGTCGAGCAGAACTGGGGGCTCTCCAATCCCAGCGGCAGGGCGCGGCTGCCCATCGACGGCACCACGATGCCGGCGCGGCTGGGGATGCCGGTGATCGGCTGGCTGCGCGCCTCGCTGGCACCCCGCGGCCTCAAGGGCGCCGACGGGCCCGGCGGCTTCGCCCTCGACGGCTACGGCGGCGTCCATCCCTGGGGCAGCGCCGCGCCGGTGGCCCAGGCGGTGAGCTGGCCGGGCTGGGACATCGCCCGCGGCGTCGCCGTCCAGCCGGGGGGCACCGGCGGCTACGTGCTCGACGGCTACGGCGGCCTCCACCCATTCGGCAGGGCGCCGGCGGTGGCGGCCTCCGCCTACTGGCCGGGCTGGGACATCGCCCGCGCCGTCGGGCTGCGCCCCGACGGGGTCAGCGGCTACGTGCTCGACGGCTGGGGCGGCCTCCATCCCTTCGGCGGCGCCCCGGCGGTGGCGGCCACCGCCTACTGGCCGAACTGGGACATCGCCCGCTCGATCGCGCTCCGTGCCGACGGGGTCAGCGGCTACGTCCTCGACGGCTGGGGCGGGATCCATCCCTTCGGTGGCGCCCCGGTGATCCGGACCAGCGGGTACTGGCCCAACTGGGACATCGCCCGCGGCCTGGCGCTGCGTCCCGACGGCCGCAGCGGCTGGGTGGTGGACGGTTGGAACGGCATCCACCCGCTCGGCGACGCCCCGCCGGCCTCGTCGACCGCCTACTTCGCGGGCCAGGACATCGCCCGCGGCATCAGCGTCATCGACTCCGGCGGCGGCTACACCCTCACCGCCTGGGGACGGGTGCGCGAGTTCGGCGACGCCCCGCCGGTGAGCCTCTCCGCCAGCTTCGACGATCCCGTCGCCCGGGGGGTGGGCTAGCACCGGTTCGGGGCCCTCGGGGTACCCTCGGCTCGATGACTCGCCGGGTGGCCGCGTTCGACTTCGACGGCACCCTGAGCCGGAGGGACAGCCTGGTGCCGTTCCTGCACCGCCTCTGCGGCGGCCGGGCGCTGGCCCGGGTGGTGCTCACCCGGCTCCCGCTGATCCTCGCCGCCGGCGCCGGGGTGATCTCGCGCGGCCGGGCCAAGGAGGCGCTGCTCCGCGGCCTCGTCGCCGGGCTGCCGCTCGAGCAGGTCCAGCCGGTGGCCGAGGGCTTCGCCCGCCACCTGCTCGGCTCGGGGATGTCGCGCACCGCGCTCGAGCGGCTGGAGTGGCACCGCCGCCGCGGCGACCGGGTGGTGATCGTGTCCGCCTCGCCCGCCCTCTACCTCGCCCCCCTGGGCCGGGCGCTCGGGGTCGACGCGGTGCTCGCCACCGGCCTCGAGATCGATGCCGGCGGGCGGCTGACCGGCCGGCTCAGCGGCGGCAACGTCCGCGGGCCCGCCAAGGTGGCCCGCCTCGAGGACTGGCTCGGCGGCGAGCCCGCCGAGATCTGGGCCTACGGCAACAGCAGCGGCGACCGGCAGCTGCTCGCCCGCGCCGACCACGGGTTCCGCCGGCGGTGGCGGGGCTTCCGGCCCGCCCCCTGACCCGGGGCTCGGCTCAGAGGCTCTCCGAGAAGTGCGGCGCGAGCCGGCGGAAGAGCACCACCCCGATCACCACCACCGCGGCCACGATCAGCAGCGGCACCGCCACCGCCGGGCCGAGGATGGTCTCCGTCCAGGGCACCCGCGGGTCCTGGGTCACCAGGGCGTGGCGGAGGTCCTCGATGATCTGCGCGACCGGGTTGGAGGCCATCAGCCGGACCACGCCGCAGCTCGTCGGGGCGGGCTGGCCGGGCGCGGCGTGGCACAGGAAGCGCGGGCTGAGGGGGAACACCACCGCGGAGCCGTAGAAGATCAGCTGGGTCACGATCTCCCAGATGTGCCCCAGGTCGCGGTAGAAGACGAAGAGCGCGGAGAGGATCAGCGAGATCCCGATCACCAGCGCGTAGAGCTCGAGGAGCAGCGGCACGGCGAGCAGCGAGTGCCAGCCCAGCGACAGCTGGCGCGCCCCGCCCGCGATCAGCACGATCAGCGTCAGGTTGATGGCGAACGTCATCAGCGCGGTCAGGCTCGACGCGATCACCAGGATGGCGCGCGGGAACGACGCCTTGTTGATGAGGTTGCCGTTGACCACGATGGCGTTGACGGCGGTGACCGTGGTCTCGGAGAAGAACGTCCAGATGACGATGCCGACCAGCAGCTGCAGGGTGAAGCGGTCGGACGTCGCCCCCGCGTGCAGCAGCCGGTCGAAGACCGCGTACATGATCGCGAAGACCATCAGCGGCTTGAGCAGCGACCACACGTAGCCGAGCACCGACCCGGTGTACTTCAGCTTGAACTGCGTCATCGCCAGCTCGCGGGTCAGGTTGAGGTGACGCCGCATGCCCCGACCGCCGGACGGCGGCGGGGAGGGGGTGACGAGCGGTTCGGCTGAGGTCGCGGTGGCCATCGCGCGGGGCAGTCTATCGACCCCGGCTGGTACGATGCGGCCCCCCGTGCCCCAGCCAGCCACAGCCGACGTGACCGCAGACGCCGACCTCGACTACCTGGACGAGATCGCCTCCCGGGCCCTCGGCAACCCTCCCTCCCCGGGGGTTCCCGCGGCTCCGCCGGAGCCGCCGCCGGGCGCCGCCGCCGGGTTCATCGGCCGGGCCGCCGCCCACGCGCACATGGGGAGCCACCTCTCCGCGGCCGAGCGGATGCTGCTGTTCAAGCGCGGGGTGCTGCGCATCGCCCACCTCTTCTCCAAGGAGCAGGTGGTCTACAACGACAATGTGCTGAAGGCGCTGCGCGCCCTGGACCGGCGTCTCGCCGCGGTGCCGGGCCTGCTCGCCTCCGCCGAGGCCGACCTCGGCGACCTCGGGGACTCCGTCGACCGGCTCACCCGGGAGATGGCCGAGCTGCGCCGCGCCGTCGACGAGGGCGGGCGCCGGCAGCAGGCGCTCGCCGATGAGCTCGCCGCACTGCGCGCCAGGGTCGACACGCACCAGCCCTGAGCATGCGCATCGCCATCGCCAAGCCCGACTTCGGCGTCGTCGGGGGTTTCGAGAAGGTGATGTCGCGGGTCGAGCGCGAGCTGGTGTCGCGGGGGCACTCGGTGCACTGGATCGGCGTCGAGATGGACGCCACCAGCCCGGTCCCCTACGGCGTCGCGGTGCCGCGGTCACTGCGGCTGCGACTGCCCGCCTTCGTCCGCTACATGGCCGCGATGGAGGCGTTCCAGCGCATCGATGCGAGCGCGTACGACCTGCTGGTCAGCACCCAGCCGCCCTCGTTCGCCACCGGCCACCGCCGCCATCTCTCGCTCTTCTCCCACCACCAGCGGCTCTACTACGACCTCTGCGAGGTGTGGATCGCCGCCGGGTTCGCCGACGCCCGGCTGCAGCGGCACGCCGCCGCGGTGGTGCGCCGCGTCGACCACCGCCATCTCGCCCAGGTGAGCCTGTTCCTGGCGGCGTCCGAGGTGGTCCGCGAGCGGCTGCGCCACTACAACGGGCTGGAGGACAACGTCGGCGTCTACCTCGCCGGCACCGGCCTCCACGAGTCCGTGCTCGCCGCCGCGGCGCAGAGCGGTGCCGGCGCCGGCGAGCACGTGCTGTGCGTGACCCGCCACGAGTTCCCCAAGCGGGCGGAGCTGTTCGTGCACGCGATGGCGTACCTCCCCGAGGTCCGGGCGCGGCTGGTGGGCGGCGGCGGCCGGCTGGGCTTCGCCATCGACCTGGCCCGGCGGCTGACCGTGCCCGGGGTCGACCTCGACGCGGTGGGGGATGCCGAGCTGTGGCTCAACCGGGGGATCCTCCCCGACGGGGTGGCGGCGGCCTCCCCGCTGGTGGGGAACATCGCCTTCCTCGGCCACGTCGACGATGCCGAGCTCGCCCGCCTCTACGCCGGCGCCCTCTGCGTGGTCGCACCCGCCCACCTCGAGGACTACGGGCTCACCGTCATCGAGGCGATGTCGGCGGGCCGCCCGGTGGTGGTCTGCCGCGACGGCGGCGGGGTGTGCCTGCCGGTCGAGGACGGCGTCAACGGCCTCGTGGTCGAGCCCACCGGCCGGGCGGTCGCCGAGGCGGTGGCCCGGCTCCGCGACGACCCCGGGCTGGCCCACGCGATGGGCGAGCGCGCCCGCGAGACCGCCGCCGAGTACACCTGGGACCGCGCCATGCGGCAGATCATGGACGGCGTCGAGAGGCTCTGCGGATGAGGGTCGCGGTGGTCGCCCCCAGCCCCGTGCCCTTCACCCCCGGTGGCGCCGAGCGGGTGTGGAACGGCCTCGTCCGGGCGATCAACGAGAGCCCCGGCCACGTCGCCGAGCTGATCAAGCTGCCGGTGCGGGAGCACACCCTCGCCGGCCTGGTGGCGGGCTACGACGCCTTCGCCCGCCTCGATCTCGGCCACTTCGACATGGTGGTGACCGGCAAGTACCCGGCGTGGATGGTCGCCCACCCCAACCACGCCGTGTACCTGCTCCACCGGCTGCGCGGCCTCTACGACACCTATCACCTCACCGGGATGCCCGAGCGTGTCGACCTGCTCGACCCCGAGCTCGGCGGCCTGCAGCAGCTGATGCGCCGCCGCCGGGGCAGGGCGGCGGCGCTGGAGCTGATCGCCCGGCTCGCCGGGACGGTGCAGCGCCGCGGCGCCGACCACCCCGCCCTGGCCCTGCCCGGGCCCTTCGCCCGCGAGGTCGTCCACTTCCTCGACGGCGCCGCCTTCGAGGGGGTGCGGCGCCACCTGGCGATCTCGCGCACCGTCGCCGCCCGCCCCGACTACTTCCCGGCGGGCGCCGCCGTCGAGGTCGTCCACCCGCCCTCGGATCTGGGAGGGGCTCGGTGTGGGGGGTTCGACCACCTGTTCACCGCCAGCCGGATCGAGCCGCCGAAGCGCATCGACCTGCTGATCGAGGCGATGCGCCACGTGCCCCAGCGGGTCGAGCTGCTGATCGCCGGCGGCGGCCCCGACCTGGAGCGCTGCCGGGCCCTCGCCGCCCCCGACCCGCGGGTGCGCCTGCTCGGCCCGGTTGACCCCGGGCGGCTGCGCCACCTCTACGCCGACGCCCTGGCGGTGCCCTTCGTGCCCCGCGACGAGGACCTCGGGCTGATCACCCTCGAGGCGATGGCCTGCGCCAAGCCGGTGGTCACCTGCGACGACTCCGGCGGCCCCACCGAGCTGGTCGTGGACGGCCTCACCGGCCGGGTGGTGCCGGCCACCGCCGAGGCGCTCGGCGAGGCGCTGAGCGGCCTCTGCGCCGCCCCCGCGCTGGCCCGGCGGATGGGCGCGTCGGGACGGCTGCGGGCCCGCGCGGTGTCCTGGGAGGCGGTGGTCGAGAGGCTGCTCGCCCCGCCGCCGCCGCAGCCCACCGTGGGGGTGGCGCGCTCCGGCCGGCCCCGGGTGGTGGCGCTCTCCACCTTCGCGGTGCACCCCCGCCGCGGCGGCGGCCAGCTGCGCGCCCTCCAGCTGCTCGCCGCGCTCGGCCGGTCCTGCGACGTCGAGCTGCTCAGCCTGGTGCCCCACGGCGAGGCGATGCGCCGCATCGAGCTGGCCACCGGGCTGACCGAGACGGTGATCCCGAAGTCGGCGGAGCACGAGGCCCGCGAGCAGGAGATCGCCGCCGAGGTGGGGCTGCCGGTCACCGACATCGTCGCCGCGTCGCTGATCACCCGCACCCCGGAGTACCTCGACCGGCTGCGCGCCGCCGCCGCCGGCGCCGGGGCGGCGGTGCTGGTGCACCCCTACCTGCAGCCCGCGCTGGCGGCGGTGGCGGCGGGGCTGCCGGTGATCCACGACGCCCAGGACGCCGCCTTCCTGCTCAAGGCCGCGGTGCTGCCCGCCACCGAGACCGGGGCGCGGCTGCTGGCGGAGACCCGGGCGGTCGAGGGCGCGGTGGTGCGTGGCGCCGCCCTGGTCGCGGCCTGCTCGGAGGACGACGCCCGCGCCCTGCGCGAGGAGTACGGCGGCGACGCGCGCTTCGCGGTGGTGCCCAACGGCGTCGACGGCGGCGCCACCTCCTTCGTCGGCGGCGAGCGCCGCCGGCGCCGGCGGCGG
This genomic interval carries:
- a CDS encoding glycosyltransferase family 4 protein, giving the protein MLSYGDAIGGAVLRMRAMLRRLGFRSEIYADLIDRRLGREARPADELPGRLGRGDALLYHLSIGSPLARMVESTPARRVIVYHNITPPDFYRGTSPRVVYWLERGERELRRLVPLADLVIGDSTYNLEAPLAAGARRHAVVPPPVDLRRLSPRRSQPAQPPVVLFVGRIAPNKRQEELIRVLAALRATAVPDARLVLAGSADDTGGYLAGLRRHAERLGVADAVEIPGRRLTDAELGAHYASAGVFACASDHEGFCIPLLEAMAFSVPVVAHAAGAVPETLGGAGLLVGGRDPLVWAGLVGRVLGDERLRDRMAAAGRLRLADFSEVAITRRLEAALAGIGVTPPPRPRPRWGR
- a CDS encoding glycosyltransferase family 4 protein, which gives rise to MRLAFVTPRYGPEILGGAETQVRDYAERLAAAGHQVEVITSCAVDHHTWADALPAGDSSVAGVRVRRHRVSRPRDHALAARQQPVLDAGLSLGEGGERAWVENTGFSEPMLEAIAATAPRVDALLFAPYLFASTVLGAAVRPDRSLIIPCLHDEAYARFAPVQATLRGAAGLIFNTEAERDLAARLLGGLPPNRVVGEGFEACPGVDGAGFRRRHRIEGDALAYAGRRERGKNYHLVLEYVTLYGRALSRRGPVTLLSMGGGPLQPPAAAGSLVHDLGFVAHGEMLDALAASLASVQLSRMESFSRVLMEGWLSGTPAIVDAGCAVTREHCAESGGGVWVSSAEEFAAVVDRLRGDPGLRAALAGAGRGYVTRRYSWPAVLGRLEAAVRELAG
- a CDS encoding CHAP domain-containing protein; translated protein: MRVRRVLLHVLAVSVAVLTPVLLAHQWAGAQPVPYGTVLVAGADWAGASAALGDLNVYSNGGGNQDTAQTYGLEYECVELAQRWASVRFGAQPIWPVAYAYQMWDVGPRLRVPWQQLPNGGAVAPQYGDLLVFGSTSNSPAGHVAVVAAAASDHVDIVEQNWGLSNPSGRARLPIDGTTMPARLGMPVIGWLRASLAPRGLKGADGPGGFALDGYGGVHPWGSAAPVAQAVSWPGWDIARGVAVQPGGTGGYVLDGYGGLHPFGRAPAVAASAYWPGWDIARAVGLRPDGVSGYVLDGWGGLHPFGGAPAVAATAYWPNWDIARSIALRADGVSGYVLDGWGGIHPFGGAPVIRTSGYWPNWDIARGLALRPDGRSGWVVDGWNGIHPLGDAPPASSTAYFAGQDIARGISVIDSGGGYTLTAWGRVREFGDAPPVSLSASFDDPVARGVG
- a CDS encoding HAD-IB family hydrolase — its product is MTRRVAAFDFDGTLSRRDSLVPFLHRLCGGRALARVVLTRLPLILAAGAGVISRGRAKEALLRGLVAGLPLEQVQPVAEGFARHLLGSGMSRTALERLEWHRRRGDRVVIVSASPALYLAPLGRALGVDAVLATGLEIDAGGRLTGRLSGGNVRGPAKVARLEDWLGGEPAEIWAYGNSSGDRQLLARADHGFRRRWRGFRPAP
- a CDS encoding ABC transporter permease, with amino-acid sequence MATATSAEPLVTPSPPPSGGRGMRRHLNLTRELAMTQFKLKYTGSVLGYVWSLLKPLMVFAIMYAVFDRLLHAGATSDRFTLQLLVGIVIWTFFSETTVTAVNAIVVNGNLINKASFPRAILVIASSLTALMTFAINLTLIVLIAGGARQLSLGWHSLLAVPLLLELYALVIGISLILSALFVFYRDLGHIWEIVTQLIFYGSAVVFPLSPRFLCHAAPGQPAPTSCGVVRLMASNPVAQIIEDLRHALVTQDPRVPWTETILGPAVAVPLLIVAAVVVIGVVLFRRLAPHFSESL
- a CDS encoding glycosyltransferase family 4 protein, yielding MRIAIAKPDFGVVGGFEKVMSRVERELVSRGHSVHWIGVEMDATSPVPYGVAVPRSLRLRLPAFVRYMAAMEAFQRIDASAYDLLVSTQPPSFATGHRRHLSLFSHHQRLYYDLCEVWIAAGFADARLQRHAAAVVRRVDHRHLAQVSLFLAASEVVRERLRHYNGLEDNVGVYLAGTGLHESVLAAAAQSGAGAGEHVLCVTRHEFPKRAELFVHAMAYLPEVRARLVGGGGRLGFAIDLARRLTVPGVDLDAVGDAELWLNRGILPDGVAAASPLVGNIAFLGHVDDAELARLYAGALCVVAPAHLEDYGLTVIEAMSAGRPVVVCRDGGGVCLPVEDGVNGLVVEPTGRAVAEAVARLRDDPGLAHAMGERARETAAEYTWDRAMRQIMDGVERLCG
- a CDS encoding glycosyltransferase; the encoded protein is MRVAVVAPSPVPFTPGGAERVWNGLVRAINESPGHVAELIKLPVREHTLAGLVAGYDAFARLDLGHFDMVVTGKYPAWMVAHPNHAVYLLHRLRGLYDTYHLTGMPERVDLLDPELGGLQQLMRRRRGRAAALELIARLAGTVQRRGADHPALALPGPFAREVVHFLDGAAFEGVRRHLAISRTVAARPDYFPAGAAVEVVHPPSDLGGARCGGFDHLFTASRIEPPKRIDLLIEAMRHVPQRVELLIAGGGPDLERCRALAAPDPRVRLLGPVDPGRLRHLYADALAVPFVPRDEDLGLITLEAMACAKPVVTCDDSGGPTELVVDGLTGRVVPATAEALGEALSGLCAAPALARRMGASGRLRARAVSWEAVVERLLAPPPPQPTVGVARSGRPRVVALSTFAVHPRRGGGQLRALQLLAALGRSCDVELLSLVPHGEAMRRIELATGLTETVIPKSAEHEAREQEIAAEVGLPVTDIVAASLITRTPEYLDRLRAAAAGAGAAVLVHPYLQPALAAVAAGLPVIHDAQDAAFLLKAAVLPATETGARLLAETRAVEGAVVRGAALVAACSEDDARALREEYGGDARFAVVPNGVDGGATSFVGGERRRRRRRRWLEAIAGTLEGATPSGSALFMGSWHPPNIEAARRVVAIAAGLPEVIFLMVGGHCAALDGEKLPGNVVLCGELPDALKRSLLWTADLGLNPMLSGSGTNLKLVEYFAAGLPVVSTPLGTRGVDARPGEHLWTASAEGFAAAVAAALRSPEEAEGMALRARRLVDEELDWEVIGARFRDAVVAVLA